A stretch of Paraburkholderia phenazinium DNA encodes these proteins:
- a CDS encoding GntR family transcriptional regulator, whose protein sequence is MNTDRSIASQIVELIQTEGLETGSHLPAQMLADRLRVSRSPVNEALALLHEKGIVRRERNRGFFVAQAVTGSLADVVGQLGLSESDVVTSTYFRIADDRLKGLLPDDFTELLIKNRYELTNARLNAVLGRIAREGWAERKPGYGWQFSSMLTTPDSLLQSYRLRIALEPAALLEPGYWLDPKIIERCRVAEHHLLAGGIETDTADQIHDRGVRFHESLVEASGNSFFIDTIRRVNRVRRLLSYRSTQNRARYVEHCKQHLHILALLEQERNDEASEALREHLRHTLEALSRISSVLEP, encoded by the coding sequence ATGAACACCGACAGGTCCATTGCAAGTCAGATAGTCGAGCTGATCCAGACGGAAGGCCTCGAAACAGGCAGCCATTTGCCTGCGCAGATGCTCGCCGACCGCCTGCGTGTGTCACGTTCGCCAGTGAACGAGGCCTTGGCGCTGCTGCATGAGAAAGGGATCGTCAGACGCGAGCGCAATCGCGGGTTTTTCGTCGCGCAAGCGGTTACCGGGTCGCTCGCGGACGTTGTTGGCCAGTTGGGATTGTCCGAGTCCGATGTGGTGACGAGCACGTACTTCCGTATCGCCGATGACCGCCTCAAAGGTTTGCTACCCGATGACTTCACGGAACTGTTGATCAAGAACCGTTACGAGCTGACCAACGCACGACTCAACGCGGTGCTGGGCCGGATCGCACGGGAAGGGTGGGCCGAACGCAAACCCGGCTACGGCTGGCAATTTTCGAGCATGCTGACCACGCCGGACAGCCTGCTGCAATCTTATCGCTTGCGCATCGCACTGGAGCCTGCCGCGTTGCTCGAACCAGGCTACTGGCTGGATCCGAAAATCATCGAACGCTGCCGCGTTGCGGAACACCATTTGTTGGCTGGCGGAATCGAGACCGACACCGCCGACCAGATTCACGATCGTGGCGTGCGCTTCCACGAGTCGCTCGTGGAAGCGTCAGGCAACTCGTTCTTCATCGACACGATCAGGCGCGTCAATCGTGTGCGCCGTCTTCTCTCTTACCGCTCGACGCAGAACCGCGCCCGATATGTCGAGCATTGCAAGCAGCATCTTCACATCCTCGCGTTGCTGGAGCAGGAGCGAAACGACGAGGCGTCGGAGGCATTGCGGGAGCATCTTCGTCATACGCTCGAGGCGTTGTCCAGAATCAGCAGCGTTCTTGAGCCATAA
- a CDS encoding Ldh family oxidoreductase, which translates to MSITDTHEFQRVDPDTLRDFVCAVYETTGATDEDAYVAADAMVQADLWGHQSHGVLRLGWYYARLRSGAMRSQTNLSFPVDAGAIAVMDGGDSIGPVVAKHAALDAIRRAKAHGIGAVSVRNSNHFGTCMYFTRMAAEQGCIMLATTNGGPNMAPWGGLKKMIGTNPWSVAVPAGRHAPLIMDVANSGVARGKIFLAQTRHEEIPLGWAIDSRGRPTTDPEEALKGFILPMAGHKGYAIGTIVDVLSGVLSGSGFLDEVHGPYDPVNRSRAGHLMIALNVAAFQPLEEFNARMERYIEMLKSVPLAEGVDEVFYPGEKEARAHEQQSKEGIVLPADTVAGLDKVAAEAGVPLIARG; encoded by the coding sequence GTGAGCATCACCGACACCCACGAGTTCCAGCGCGTCGATCCCGATACATTGCGGGACTTCGTCTGCGCCGTCTACGAAACCACCGGCGCCACCGACGAAGACGCCTACGTCGCCGCCGATGCGATGGTCCAGGCCGACCTCTGGGGCCACCAGTCGCATGGCGTGCTGCGTCTCGGCTGGTACTACGCACGCCTGCGCTCGGGCGCGATGCGCTCGCAGACCAACCTGAGCTTCCCGGTAGACGCCGGTGCGATCGCCGTGATGGATGGCGGCGACAGCATCGGACCGGTGGTCGCGAAACACGCGGCGCTAGACGCAATCAGGCGTGCCAAAGCGCACGGTATTGGCGCGGTGTCGGTGCGCAACTCGAACCACTTCGGTACCTGCATGTACTTCACTCGCATGGCCGCCGAACAGGGTTGCATCATGCTCGCCACGACCAACGGCGGCCCGAACATGGCGCCCTGGGGTGGCCTGAAAAAGATGATCGGCACCAACCCGTGGTCGGTGGCCGTGCCGGCCGGCCGTCACGCGCCGCTGATCATGGATGTCGCCAACTCGGGCGTCGCGCGCGGCAAGATCTTTCTCGCGCAAACCCGTCACGAAGAGATTCCGCTCGGCTGGGCTATCGACTCCAGGGGCCGTCCGACCACGGATCCGGAAGAGGCGCTCAAGGGCTTTATCCTGCCGATGGCGGGCCATAAGGGCTATGCGATCGGCACCATCGTCGATGTGCTGTCGGGTGTGCTGTCGGGCAGCGGCTTCCTGGACGAAGTGCACGGCCCCTACGATCCGGTCAATCGCAGCCGCGCCGGGCATCTGATGATCGCGCTCAATGTGGCTGCGTTCCAGCCGCTCGAGGAATTCAATGCGCGCATGGAGCGCTACATTGAAATGCTGAAATCGGTGCCGCTTGCCGAAGGTGTCGATGAGGTGTTCTATCCCGGCGAGAAGGAGGCACGCGCTCACGAACAGCAGAGCAAGGAAGGCATCGTGTTGCCTGCGGATACCGTCGCGGGACTCGACAAGGTGGCGGCCGAAGCCGGCGTACCGCTGATCGCGCGCGGGTGA
- a CDS encoding extracellular catalytic domain type 2 short-chain-length polyhydroxyalkanoate depolymerase, which translates to MKRLLPRSASRLAWLSAVLIPLASIGYAADSTAPLPSYGADLTQTSVSGLSSGAFMAVQFDVAFSNEIVGAGIVAGGPYYCAGLFAPTSPFLAAQTQCMEPLGDSGPQASDALQAARTFARDGLIDDPHGLARQRIYVFSGSMDKTVDRRVVDQTAAFFALAQVPPENIQYQHDIPAGHAFITDRSTDANCGVSAGPYINNCGFEQSHQILRWIYGNLNPPSAGATGRLLPFDQADFDPGHRATLSQTGYVYIPSACDTDTCRVHVVFHGCLQDAQAIGDRYVRGTGYNEMADTNHIIVLYPQVDTSSRNPQGCWDFWGYTGESTRKPDFYSREAPQIAAVMRMVQHLGAPRQ; encoded by the coding sequence ATGAAACGCCTATTACCACGATCCGCCTCGCGTCTGGCGTGGCTAAGTGCCGTCCTCATACCGCTAGCGTCAATTGGGTATGCCGCGGATTCGACTGCGCCGCTGCCCAGCTACGGAGCGGATCTTACCCAGACCTCGGTGTCCGGACTTTCATCGGGCGCATTCATGGCCGTCCAGTTCGACGTGGCATTTTCGAACGAAATCGTCGGTGCAGGCATCGTTGCAGGAGGCCCGTACTATTGTGCGGGGCTCTTTGCGCCGACCTCCCCCTTTCTCGCGGCACAGACGCAATGTATGGAGCCGCTTGGCGATTCCGGTCCGCAGGCGAGCGACGCGTTGCAAGCCGCGCGAACGTTTGCCCGCGATGGCCTCATCGACGATCCGCACGGGCTCGCGCGTCAGCGCATCTACGTCTTTAGCGGATCCATGGACAAGACCGTGGATCGCCGCGTCGTCGATCAAACCGCGGCGTTCTTCGCGCTGGCGCAGGTTCCGCCAGAAAATATCCAGTATCAGCATGACATTCCCGCCGGGCACGCGTTCATTACAGACAGGAGCACGGACGCGAATTGCGGCGTCTCTGCCGGTCCGTACATCAACAATTGCGGTTTCGAACAATCGCATCAGATCCTGCGCTGGATCTACGGGAACCTGAATCCGCCATCCGCAGGGGCCACCGGCCGTCTGCTTCCGTTCGATCAGGCGGATTTCGATCCTGGCCACCGTGCAACGCTTAGCCAGACTGGCTACGTGTACATACCTTCAGCTTGCGATACGGACACATGCCGGGTCCATGTCGTCTTCCACGGCTGCCTGCAGGACGCGCAAGCCATTGGTGACCGGTACGTGCGTGGCACGGGCTACAACGAGATGGCGGATACGAACCACATCATCGTGCTGTATCCGCAAGTCGATACGTCTTCGCGCAATCCACAGGGGTGCTGGGACTTCTGGGGATACACCGGCGAAAGCACGCGTAAGCCCGACTTCTATTCACGCGAGGCACCACAGATCGCGGCCGTCATGCGGATGGTTCAACACCTCGGCGCGCCGCGTCAATAA
- a CDS encoding response regulator transcription factor produces the protein MGLTLREKDVLALIAQGFTDRQIAMQLAFAVSTARKHRENLLLKFSVTKSVHLVAQYLSDQPDLLKKT, from the coding sequence ATGGGACTTACCCTTCGGGAAAAGGACGTGCTCGCGCTTATTGCACAGGGATTCACTGATCGGCAGATTGCTATGCAATTAGCATTCGCCGTTTCTACCGCACGCAAACATCGCGAAAATCTGCTTCTGAAATTTTCAGTAACCAAATCTGTTCATCTGGTCGCGCAATATTTATCAGATCAACCTGATTTGCTTAAAAAAACTTAA
- a CDS encoding response regulator transcription factor — MIPIPSPCSPRERDVLQQLARGLSDKEVARSLDISDQTARKHRTNLLRKTGTHNVCALVFKAATSHWIDLAGPLE, encoded by the coding sequence ATAATCCCTATTCCCTCCCCCTGCTCACCGCGTGAACGGGACGTTTTGCAGCAACTGGCCAGGGGCTTAAGCGACAAAGAGGTCGCAAGGTCTCTCGACATTAGCGATCAAACCGCCCGCAAACACCGCACCAATCTGCTCCGGAAGACCGGTACGCACAACGTCTGCGCGCTTGTCTTCAAGGCAGCCACATCGCACTGGATCGATCTTGCGGGACCGCTGGAATGA
- a CDS encoding glycoside hydrolase family 19 protein encodes MTLEEFQKAADLPAALATRWHTCVSAALDGFDITSRVRLVAFIAQTGHETLGFQLTHELWGPTPAQKLYEPPSEKARSLGNLRAGDGYRYRGRGLIQITGRANYASCGVALGVDLTATPELLEHDDWAARSAAWWWKEHGCNALADSGDFVALTRRINGGTNGLDDRIRRWEIAKAALAV; translated from the coding sequence ATGACACTCGAAGAATTTCAAAAAGCCGCCGACCTTCCGGCAGCGCTGGCGACTCGTTGGCATACCTGTGTAAGCGCCGCGCTCGACGGATTCGACATCACGAGCCGGGTTCGTCTCGTTGCCTTCATCGCGCAAACCGGGCACGAAACGCTTGGCTTCCAGTTGACACACGAACTGTGGGGGCCAACACCGGCGCAAAAACTGTATGAACCGCCCTCAGAGAAAGCTCGTAGTCTGGGAAATCTTCGGGCAGGAGACGGATATCGTTACCGCGGACGCGGCCTGATCCAGATAACGGGCCGCGCGAACTACGCGTCATGTGGCGTGGCGCTCGGCGTGGATCTGACGGCCACGCCGGAATTACTGGAGCACGACGATTGGGCGGCACGTTCCGCCGCATGGTGGTGGAAGGAGCACGGCTGCAACGCGCTCGCCGATAGCGGAGACTTCGTGGCGCTTACGCGGCGGATCAACGGTGGCACCAACGGACTCGACGACCGGATCCGGCGCTGGGAAATAGCGAAGGCCGCTTTGGCAGTTTAA
- a CDS encoding DUF4239 domain-containing protein, whose translation MLLLYNLPTFCMAALVVGATLAAALLGYVIFRRCAPIELDAEQRAMTISMVSVITTINSLLVAFAAISVWDAYNDANRTVAAEAACAGELARDLAAFSSPNADATGRALRGYLERVVENEWPLMQQQARFDPEAEARFDAMFDSANLIQPTGPRQTTLLAEVLARANEMVKYREQRIATLDVAMPVTLWAVMIVVSLLSFLLLYALPATRFHVALTSAWAVTLGLAFFFVLAVDRPFAGDVSVSSAPFRQTIDALIARGTWPAAPIH comes from the coding sequence ATGCTGCTTCTCTACAACCTGCCCACCTTCTGCATGGCCGCGCTCGTCGTAGGCGCCACACTTGCGGCTGCGCTGCTGGGGTACGTCATATTCCGGCGCTGCGCGCCAATTGAGCTCGATGCGGAACAGCGGGCGATGACCATCTCGATGGTCTCCGTCATCACGACGATCAACTCGCTGCTGGTGGCATTCGCAGCAATTAGCGTATGGGATGCGTACAACGACGCGAATCGCACGGTGGCGGCCGAAGCCGCCTGTGCCGGCGAACTCGCGCGTGATCTGGCAGCGTTTAGCAGTCCAAACGCGGATGCGACCGGACGGGCGCTGCGCGGCTATCTGGAGCGCGTCGTAGAAAATGAGTGGCCGCTGATGCAGCAACAGGCGAGATTCGACCCGGAGGCGGAGGCCCGCTTCGATGCGATGTTCGACTCGGCCAACCTTATCCAACCCACCGGTCCGCGGCAGACCACCTTGCTCGCTGAAGTGCTGGCTCGCGCCAACGAGATGGTGAAGTACCGCGAGCAACGCATCGCTACACTCGATGTGGCGATGCCTGTCACGCTGTGGGCCGTGATGATCGTGGTTAGTCTGTTGTCCTTCCTGTTGCTGTATGCGCTGCCTGCGACGCGCTTCCACGTCGCACTCACATCGGCATGGGCTGTCACGCTTGGACTCGCATTTTTCTTCGTGCTGGCAGTCGATCGCCCATTTGCCGGCGACGTCAGCGTGAGTTCGGCCCCTTTCCGGCAGACCATCGACGCGTTGATAGCGCGCGGCACGTGGCCAGCCGCTCCGATCCACTAA
- a CDS encoding PQQ-dependent sugar dehydrogenase, whose protein sequence is MVFAGLGVAGEAAAQVPPAGNASQGKVFFQQNCAMCHADTLGPGNLPIMGQGPSLVGVFGRRAGSVPNFSFTNALSGSGLTWDSATLEHFLLNPAAAVPGTTMPISVDDSSDRSNVIAYLSTLKQPAQVSSTANTGSGASPETDPGDWRHAAPGVEHHFTVADLPAPYKTTSSGNSPRVVAQPANASLSVPAGFKVQLFATGLSDPRIVRVAPNGDIFVAETAENRIRVLRAADGAQAPSDNQIFADGLDQPFGIAFYPPGNHPQWIYVANNNSVVRFPYRSGDLKVSGAAQVIVPRLTESHGGHSTRDVAFSLDGKRMFITVGSGSNVAEGMSKKSPEEIARWDSQHGQGAGWDAETNRADILVTDPEGHEALHTFATGIRNGVGIAVDPDTGELWTATNERDGLGDDLVPDYVTRVKAGGFYGWPWYYMGNHEDPRHAGERPDLAGKTITPDVLLQSHSAPLEMCFYTAKTGAAAFPAEYRGDVFVASHGSWNRSSRTGYKVMRVRLEHGVPTGTYEDFLTGFVVNNRSVWGRPVGVAVAHDGALLVTEDGNGTVWRVSYAGAP, encoded by the coding sequence ATGGTCTTTGCCGGTCTTGGTGTTGCTGGAGAAGCCGCAGCGCAGGTCCCGCCTGCAGGTAATGCCTCACAAGGTAAAGTCTTCTTTCAGCAAAATTGCGCCATGTGCCACGCCGACACCCTTGGGCCTGGCAATTTACCCATCATGGGGCAAGGCCCAAGCCTCGTAGGCGTTTTCGGCCGGCGCGCGGGCTCTGTCCCAAACTTCAGCTTCACCAATGCCTTGAGCGGGTCAGGTCTCACATGGGATTCAGCGACCCTGGAGCACTTCCTGCTCAATCCAGCGGCGGCAGTCCCTGGCACCACCATGCCTATATCGGTCGACGATTCCAGCGATCGCAGCAACGTGATCGCCTACCTCTCCACCTTGAAGCAGCCGGCCCAGGTTTCGTCGACCGCGAACACCGGATCAGGCGCTTCGCCTGAAACCGACCCAGGCGACTGGCGTCACGCCGCTCCAGGTGTCGAGCATCACTTCACGGTGGCGGATTTGCCGGCACCCTACAAGACGACTTCGTCCGGCAACAGTCCGCGAGTGGTAGCGCAACCCGCCAATGCCTCGTTGTCCGTGCCAGCGGGATTCAAGGTTCAGTTGTTTGCGACAGGCCTGTCCGATCCCCGCATCGTGCGCGTCGCACCCAATGGGGATATTTTTGTGGCGGAGACCGCCGAGAATCGCATCAGGGTATTGCGCGCCGCCGACGGAGCCCAGGCGCCGTCCGACAATCAGATCTTTGCGGATGGCCTGGACCAGCCCTTCGGGATCGCATTTTATCCACCGGGGAATCATCCGCAATGGATCTACGTGGCGAACAACAACTCGGTTGTCCGTTTCCCCTATCGTAGCGGCGATCTCAAGGTGAGCGGTGCGGCGCAGGTGATCGTGCCACGTCTGACGGAGAGTCACGGCGGTCATAGCACGCGCGATGTGGCTTTTTCGCTGGATGGCAAGCGCATGTTCATCACGGTCGGGTCCGGGTCGAACGTTGCTGAGGGTATGAGCAAGAAGAGTCCTGAGGAAATCGCTCGTTGGGACTCGCAACACGGGCAGGGCGCTGGGTGGGATGCTGAAACCAATCGTGCCGATATTCTCGTCACCGATCCCGAAGGTCATGAAGCGCTCCACACCTTCGCGACGGGCATTCGCAACGGCGTGGGGATCGCGGTGGATCCGGATACGGGCGAGTTGTGGACTGCGACGAACGAGCGCGATGGCCTTGGCGACGATCTCGTGCCCGACTACGTCACCCGGGTGAAGGCGGGTGGATTCTACGGTTGGCCGTGGTACTACATGGGTAACCACGAAGATCCTCGCCACGCTGGTGAGCGCCCCGATCTCGCCGGCAAGACGATCACCCCCGACGTCCTGCTGCAGTCGCATTCGGCTCCGTTGGAGATGTGCTTCTATACGGCGAAAACGGGCGCGGCAGCGTTCCCCGCCGAGTATCGCGGCGATGTTTTCGTGGCCTCTCACGGTTCGTGGAATCGCAGTTCGCGCACCGGCTATAAGGTGATGCGGGTGCGTCTCGAGCACGGCGTTCCGACCGGTACGTACGAGGACTTTCTCACCGGATTCGTGGTGAACAACCGCAGCGTATGGGGCAGACCTGTAGGTGTGGCGGTTGCCCACGACGGCGCTCTGCTCGTGACCGAAGACGGCAACGGCACCGTATGGCGCGTCTCGTATGCGGGCGCGCCGTGA
- a CDS encoding S8 family peptidase, with protein MEQDKHSGAPSAEPVTVENNKRQYLIGSRRGVLAQQASVQPMSATELHSAVTNLPGVEIVHVVTGHKNSHQNSVRADEATHTYVVKLDANHAQALQNVAPPHMIVEEDHPLGYGRKPESESTELLHPQSAFDGPLTRQVVIRVIGEEGQPVAGVAIALTGDGNPASGTTDASGEVALALVQSQPGPARSLFVRPLNRYWNKYMLTPTLSSEQVNVVQVVPLSQPNPQVPPAASLGWGQRLMGLEDNGREPRGLGVRVAIVDSGADASHPLLSHIREGVDFTNSDDVQTWKRDTIGHGSHCAGVIGAKASAEADKQRLSMRGFVPDAEIHALKIFPGGQFSTLLKALDYCIDHDIDVVNLSLGAPQTSEVVEHKLIEAAQSGVACIVAAGNSGGPVQYPAASPYVLAVSALGLQSELPPTVWEQTQILKQALTREGLFAPTFSCFGPQVAVCGPGVGIVSTVPGATFMPDSGTSMAAPHIAGLAAMLLADPQLSQYLGPRGLNRVACLFRLIRMISSPILARDPENRFGAGLPRLQNLTRLFTRGM; from the coding sequence ATGGAACAGGACAAACACTCTGGTGCGCCCAGCGCAGAGCCAGTCACGGTGGAAAACAACAAACGTCAATACCTGATTGGATCGCGCCGTGGCGTGCTTGCGCAGCAAGCGTCAGTCCAGCCGATGTCGGCCACGGAATTGCACAGTGCGGTGACGAATCTGCCAGGCGTGGAGATCGTGCATGTGGTCACCGGTCATAAGAATTCGCACCAGAATTCGGTCCGCGCCGACGAAGCTACGCACACCTACGTGGTCAAACTCGACGCGAATCACGCGCAGGCGCTGCAGAACGTTGCGCCGCCGCACATGATCGTCGAGGAAGATCACCCGCTGGGATACGGGAGAAAGCCGGAGAGCGAAAGCACTGAGTTGCTGCATCCGCAATCCGCCTTCGACGGTCCCTTGACGCGCCAGGTGGTGATCCGCGTGATCGGGGAAGAGGGGCAGCCCGTTGCAGGCGTGGCCATTGCGCTGACGGGTGACGGAAATCCGGCGAGCGGCACGACCGACGCGAGCGGAGAAGTCGCGTTGGCACTTGTCCAGTCGCAGCCGGGACCGGCGCGCTCGCTGTTTGTGCGGCCGTTGAACCGCTACTGGAACAAATACATGCTGACGCCGACCTTGTCGTCGGAGCAGGTCAACGTGGTCCAGGTCGTACCGTTATCACAGCCGAATCCCCAGGTGCCGCCGGCTGCGTCCCTCGGATGGGGACAACGGTTGATGGGACTCGAAGACAACGGCCGCGAGCCGCGTGGACTTGGCGTTCGCGTGGCGATCGTCGACTCCGGCGCGGATGCCAGCCATCCGTTGCTCAGCCACATCCGCGAAGGCGTGGATTTCACCAATAGCGACGACGTCCAGACGTGGAAGCGCGACACGATCGGTCACGGTTCGCATTGCGCGGGTGTGATCGGCGCGAAGGCCAGTGCGGAGGCAGACAAACAACGGCTATCGATGCGTGGCTTTGTACCCGACGCCGAGATTCACGCCCTGAAGATTTTCCCGGGCGGCCAGTTCAGCACCCTGCTCAAGGCACTGGACTACTGCATCGACCATGACATCGATGTCGTGAATCTCAGCCTCGGCGCACCGCAGACCTCCGAGGTCGTCGAACACAAGCTGATCGAGGCGGCCCAGAGTGGCGTCGCCTGCATCGTCGCTGCGGGCAACTCCGGCGGCCCGGTGCAATACCCGGCGGCCTCGCCTTATGTGCTTGCCGTATCTGCCCTGGGACTGCAAAGCGAATTGCCCCCTACGGTGTGGGAGCAGACGCAGATCCTCAAACAGGCGCTCACGCGCGAAGGGCTGTTTGCGCCGACGTTCTCGTGTTTCGGCCCGCAAGTGGCCGTATGCGGACCTGGAGTCGGCATCGTATCGACAGTCCCCGGCGCGACCTTCATGCCCGATTCGGGCACGTCGATGGCGGCGCCGCATATCGCCGGGCTCGCCGCAATGCTGCTAGCCGATCCGCAGCTTTCGCAGTATCTGGGGCCGCGCGGACTGAACCGGGTGGCGTGCCTGTTCCGGCTGATCCGCATGATCAGCTCGCCGATCCTGGCGAGAGATCCTGAGAACCGTTTTGGCGCCGGATTACCCCGGTTGCAGAACCTGACCCGTCTGTTCACTCGCGGCATGTAG
- a CDS encoding cytochrome P460 family protein, giving the protein MRRIPTAGLALGAVLLLAAVAHDAVAEPAKSAPSPIYGVTIPDGYRQWQAIAPAEEAAPLDELRLVLGNPAAIKAIESSTLPYPDGTILVKLAYKRKQSPDIGSATIPGTPTTVQVMVKDSRRYASTGGWGFGRFINGQPVDAAQHQTCFACHAARVKDRDYVFTRFAP; this is encoded by the coding sequence ATGCGAAGAATCCCGACTGCAGGTCTCGCCCTTGGTGCGGTGTTGCTACTAGCCGCAGTGGCGCACGACGCCGTGGCGGAGCCCGCGAAATCGGCCCCGTCACCGATTTATGGTGTCACGATTCCCGACGGTTACCGCCAGTGGCAAGCGATTGCCCCGGCCGAAGAAGCGGCACCGCTCGACGAATTGCGTCTGGTACTTGGTAACCCCGCCGCTATCAAGGCCATCGAGAGTTCGACGCTGCCTTATCCCGACGGAACCATCCTCGTGAAGCTCGCGTACAAGCGAAAGCAGTCTCCTGACATTGGATCGGCAACGATCCCCGGTACACCTACGACGGTTCAGGTGATGGTCAAGGATTCACGCCGATATGCGTCGACGGGTGGATGGGGTTTCGGTCGCTTCATCAACGGGCAACCGGTCGACGCAGCGCAACACCAGACGTGTTTTGCCTGTCACGCAGCTCGCGTGAAGGACCGCGATTACGTCTTCACGCGTTTTGCGCCGTAA
- a CDS encoding DUF4148 domain-containing protein, producing the protein MKVIQSLLVAAVVALPALSFAQSSNQPLTRAEVRAQLVELQKVGYNPATDQTQYPQNIQAAEARLSAQNGVAASSYGSSAAGTSASGSHAVTADVIGLGSLYTKP; encoded by the coding sequence ATGAAAGTCATCCAATCTCTTCTGGTCGCTGCTGTTGTCGCTCTGCCTGCGCTGTCGTTCGCCCAATCGTCGAATCAGCCGCTCACCCGCGCCGAAGTGCGTGCGCAACTCGTCGAACTGCAAAAGGTCGGCTACAACCCGGCCACCGATCAAACGCAATACCCGCAGAACATTCAGGCAGCCGAGGCACGCCTGAGCGCGCAAAACGGCGTTGCGGCATCGTCATATGGTTCGTCGGCGGCCGGCACGTCGGCTTCGGGTTCACACGCCGTTACCGCGGATGTGATCGGCCTCGGTTCGCTCTATACCAAGCCGTGA
- a CDS encoding FUSC family protein encodes MDDNPQRSPDQGAQPRQAAQRPVAALGQWLDRIDPGTHRRIKGLRLVTAYGIAAALGTLQDIAHSVPSTVSLGYLAGSFALWASVSEGKATRAESSRDLVLLSFAAALGAVLFVVLSRPLQLAGRAGPELVLVTGAFLVGYLKRFGVLGAGIGSQIYIGELLAYGTHLTIADLWAVGIAALIAALASVVPRMLSGPAERPVTPAVLAAGPQPLPGRCSPEFLMGLQAAIAALIICLLNGLISLEESAWAITASTYVVAGSASGTIQRVRRRIIGTLIGVPIGLACLPVAEHAPLLIWAAAAIAMIIYAMALPERYDVACGAFAFTLIVTLAASGVHSIPLLAARAWETLLGGALGLAAAIFIFPLRSSNPER; translated from the coding sequence ATGGACGACAACCCGCAGCGCTCGCCCGATCAAGGCGCACAACCCCGGCAGGCCGCGCAGCGTCCCGTAGCGGCACTTGGTCAATGGCTGGACCGGATCGATCCCGGCACGCACCGCCGCATCAAAGGCTTGCGGCTCGTGACGGCGTACGGCATCGCGGCGGCGCTCGGAACGTTGCAGGATATCGCCCATAGTGTGCCGAGCACCGTCTCGCTGGGTTACCTTGCCGGGAGCTTCGCTCTGTGGGCGAGCGTGTCCGAGGGCAAAGCGACGCGGGCCGAATCGAGCCGCGACCTCGTCCTGTTGAGTTTTGCCGCCGCGCTGGGCGCAGTCCTGTTCGTGGTGTTATCCAGGCCATTGCAACTCGCGGGTCGGGCGGGACCGGAACTGGTTCTCGTGACTGGCGCGTTTCTGGTCGGATATCTGAAACGATTCGGTGTACTGGGGGCGGGCATCGGTTCGCAAATCTACATTGGAGAATTGCTCGCGTACGGCACCCATCTGACGATTGCCGATCTGTGGGCGGTTGGAATTGCGGCGCTGATTGCCGCCCTGGCGTCGGTCGTGCCGCGCATGCTCAGTGGACCCGCGGAGCGGCCGGTCACGCCTGCGGTGCTCGCAGCCGGGCCGCAACCGTTGCCCGGGAGATGCTCGCCGGAATTCCTCATGGGATTGCAGGCGGCCATCGCCGCGTTGATTATCTGCCTGCTCAACGGCCTGATTAGCCTCGAGGAGTCCGCCTGGGCGATCACTGCGTCCACGTACGTCGTCGCGGGTTCGGCAAGCGGCACGATACAGCGGGTGCGGCGACGGATCATCGGCACACTGATTGGCGTTCCGATAGGCCTCGCCTGTCTGCCGGTCGCAGAGCACGCGCCGTTGCTGATCTGGGCCGCAGCCGCCATCGCGATGATCATCTATGCGATGGCCTTGCCGGAACGCTACGACGTCGCCTGCGGTGCGTTCGCTTTCACGTTGATCGTCACGCTCGCGGCAAGTGGGGTGCACTCGATCCCCTTGCTCGCCGCTCGCGCCTGGGAGACGCTCCTTGGTGGAGCACTCGGCCTCGCTGCCGCGATATTCATCTTTCCACTTCGGTCTTCGAATCCCGAGCGGTGA